The genomic interval AGGATCTCTCACTATTTATAAGCAACCAAATCATGGCACTGTTAATGTTGGTTTATTAATAGGTATTGACTCTACTTATGGTACCGGATATGGCTCTGAAGCTTGGGCCTCAGTTATTTCATTTCTTAAATCAGATCCACATATACGAAAAATTTGCGGCGGAACTCTTCGTCCAAATCTTGCCATGGTTAGAATTATGGAAAAATCAGGTATGTCACTTGAGTCCGTCCGCAAGCATCATGAATTAGTTGATAGTATTCCCTATGACCTCCTCCATTACTCCCTTTTCACTAGCAACAAACAATAATTATAATCGTATTCTTGTTTGTGCACATGATGCTGGTTCCGCCCATCTGATTTTACATTGGATTAAACACTTTCGTCAGAAGTGCCTTTTTGTTCTCTCAGGCCCAGCTTTCGATATTTTTAGTGATTATTTTGGTTCGATACTTAATCATCAGTTTGATACCATACTTGAAACTTGTGACTGTGTTATTTCCGGTACTAGTTGGTCTTCAGATATTGAAGACATTGTAAGGCGTTTTGCAAAGAAGCACAACATATTTTCTATTGCAGTAGTTGATCATTGGGTTAATTATGTTGAACGTTTTACCTTCTCAGGTTCTATTGTATTGCCCGATCTGTTGTGGGTCTCAGATAATTACGCTTTCGAGATTTCTACTAGGTTGTTTCCAAATCTTGCAATCATATTAGTTGAAAATTCATGGCTTGTGCATACACAAAATCATGTTTTATGTGAACGTATTAAACGTTTTTCTCAACCTTTTGTTGATAAGTTTCGAATTATTTATCTGCTAGAACCGATTCGCTCTAATTGGAATTTGTTAGATGTTTGTCCGGAATTCTATACTTTAGATTACTTCACTTCAAAAATCCAACCTCTTATTAGTCTAGGTTATATTCCGTCTAACACTGAAATTGAAATTATATTTAGACCTCATCCGGCCCAAAATATTGACTTCTACAATCCATTTTTTGCTTCAATGTCTAGTGATTTTTTAATCACTATTGATTCTAATTCTAATTTATATCAATCGCTTGTTATCGCAGATCTTGTCTGTGGTCTTAATTCACAAGCATTAGTTGTTGCAATGGCTTGCAATATTCAATCCATGTCTGTTCTTCCACCGGTCGCACCCACTTGCATTCTCCCTCATTCTCAATTACTACACCTTAAATCCTTAGTTTAATTAGATATCTATGTTTTTACATTCATTCTTTATCAGTTCCTTAAGGCTTTCTACACTAAGAAATTCGGAGTTTGTGCCTGAGTTGTATGATCCATTCTCTAGGCTAAATTTTTTGAAGGTTATGCCTGCATCAATATATTTCTGCTCATATGTTTTGTCTGATGGCAGGATTGCATAATATTTACCAATATCAATAGTGTTTGGTGCGTCAGATTCAGTTATCATTTCTTCGTGCAGTTTTTCTCCTGGTCGAATTCCAATTATATCTTTTTCGCAAGTCTCATCTATAGCATCTGCTACGTCTATTACCCTGTAACTTGGTATTTTAGGTACGAATATCTCACCACCTAGTGCATTGTTCATCGCCCATTCGACCATTTTTACTCCGTCCGCAAGAGTGATGTTGAATCTTGTCATCTTTATATCAGTTATTGGTAATTTACCCGATTTTTTCATATTCAAAAAGTATGGAATTACGGAACCCCTTGAGCCCATGACATTTCCGTATCTTACAACGCTAAATAAGATTTCTTTATTGCCTTTGATATTATTAGCCGCTACAAACAACTTGTCTGAACACAATTTTGTCGCTCCGTACAGATTTATTGGTGCTGCTGCTTTATCAGTGCTTAGTGCAATTACTTTTTTGACAGATGTTGCTAGGCAGGCTTCTATTAGGTTGTTCGCGCCTAGTACATTTGTCTTGATGAATTCCATTGGATTGTATTCAGCAGCAGGTACTTGCTTAAGTGCTGCTGCATGAACTACTACATCAATATTTTCCAGAGCCTCTCTCAGTCTTGACTTATCTCTTATATCCCCTAAAAAGTATCTTAGTGATGGATATTTTTGGATTGAGAATGTTTGCTGTAATTCCCACTGCTTTAATTCATCCCTGCTGTAAATTACTATCCTTTCGTATAGTTTAGATTCCAATATTTTTTTTAGAAATGCTTTCCCAAAACTTCCCGTCCCACCTGTGATTAATATACTCTTGGCCATGTTTGTTATTCAAAATTGTACTCTATCATCTCGCCCCCCTAATCCGCTTTATGTCACTAATTAATCTGTACATTTTCTTTTTATGTGGTTGAATATACATTAAGCCATTTTGTCGACCTGCAAGTAGGTTTTCTTGGATAAATCCTTTGCGCAACTTCCTTTCTTTACCGAAATTCTCGATCTTCTTTCATAATTCTTTTATTTGTTTAATCTCTCTGTTTCTGGTTTTTGTATGATCTTATTTTTACCATTCTTTTGCTTCTTCCTGTCTCCTTTTTTTGATTCAACCCTTTTTGTTAGAGATTTACCTATTCTCTTTTTGTTTTTAATTGATCGTTTAGTTTTTTTATGCTTTTGTATGTTTTATTTGTCTTGTTTGAAAAGATTTGTTTCTACCGATTTTTTCAGATTGACCTCCTTTGTTTCCATCGTTCTGTAGATCCATCTCACCCTCCTAGCTTGCTTGTTGACTGATCGGCACGTGATGGTGCATGATTAGGTCACTGAAGGGCTTGTTCCTTCTGTGCGGATGTAGCTCAGTGGTAGAGCATCTCCTTGCCAAGGAGAGGGTCGAGAGTTCGAATCTCTTCATCCGCTTGCCTAGATTCTTCACCTCAGTTCATTTTACTCTTTCTTTGCAATAGCATACAATCCCTAATTTTGCTTAATATTTTTCTTTTCTTTGAATAGTTATTCATAGAACTTTTTTTGATATTGTTCTTTCTTGTTCTTTGCGTTTTTCCATATAGATAATGTTTTTTGTTTGTCAATTGTTTATATTTTAAATTCTTTCTTTATCTTCTTGTGGCTGTTCACTTTCTTGGCGGTTTATATTTTTGCTCATAATTTCTTGGTGGTTTTCTCGGTTGGTTCTTCTGTTTTCTTGTCTCGATTATTTTGTTTTTGTTGTTAGTCTCTCTGCTTTGTCTTGATATATTAATGATTAAAATAACTTTGTTAGTCTGTCAAGTGCGTGTGTTCTTGTTTAATTTTTGCCGTAATCTGCGTCTTTTCTCACTTATTTGTTGTCGATATTTGCTTTTAATGTTGTAATTTGACCTTTGTCCTCTGTTTTCCTAATTTGCTTCAATTTCTGGACCGAATAACTCTTTCAACGGCTTAGGTCCTGTGCTGCTTTGCGCTGTTTGCGCAATTCCTCCCCGATCCCTGGGCCAGGCTGCCAACCTTCGGCGATTAGCTCCCGCGCCGTCTGTGGTGCCTGAATTCTTCTCCAGCGGCCCCACCAACGCAGTAGCGGCTTCCATTTCACTGGCCTGAGGGACACAGCCAAGGCCACCGCCTCCGGTTCCCAGCCCTGTTGTTCAATAGCCGTTGACCAGATGGATGGATTGGCTTCCGAGGACGGGGCGGTATTCACCAGCCAGTCTCGAATAGCCCCACACTGCTGCACCCATTTTTGTTGCTTGCCATGTATTTGTAGCCGTTGTGCAATTGCTACTGGGTCCGTTGCTGCCACAAGTAGAGCTGGCATCAATGGGAGGTCCAGGCGTTGGGCCCAGCGCAGCCGCTCCGTACGTCGTTGATCGGTCTGAAGCTGCGGATCCAATAGTGTCAGCGCCCCCCACTCCTCCAGCAAATCAAAGGCTTTTGCCCAGGGTTCCCGTTCCAGGAGCCGCCCTAGCTCCATCCTCATTCGACTGGCCAGGGCTGGTGGGGCGGAAAATGCTTCATCTCCCTGACTCCAGTTCCAGGGCCATTTCTCGATGGTGATACGGATTTGCTCACGGCTCTCCCCAGCTAGTTCGAAACCCAGCCTTGCGGCGTAGCGGGCGGCCCGGATGACCCGGGTTGGGTCGTCCTGCACGCTGCCTGAGTGCAGAAACTTCAGCTGACCAGCGACGAGATCCTTTTGTCCATCATGTAGATCTATCAGCTCATTGTTCACCACGTCTAGTGCCATGGCATTGATGGTGAAGTCCCGACGCGCAAGGTCAGCTTGGAGGGTTCCTAGGCGGACGATGGGATTCTCAGCCGGGGCGGGGTAGTGCTCCCGTCGAGCCGTAGCCAGATCCACCGAAATACCATCCAGCTGAAATGTCACTGTTCCAAATGCTCCATGCTCTTCAACACCGTTGATGCGTTCGGAGCCAAGTTGGTGGATCAGTTCCGCCACGAGCGCAGCGGCATCGCCCTCTACTACCCAATCAAGATCAGGTATATCAGACCAGGTGTGGGCGCATCTTTGAAGCAGAAGCTGATCACGTACGACCCCACCAACTAGTGCTAGACGCGGGATACCAAGCGACCGCGCAGCACTCTTTAGTGCCTCCAGAACAGAAGACGGCACACCTGGAAGATCCATTGCGTGGCGTGCAGGACAATGGGATGATCATCACGGATCAGGTCCTTGTCCGCTCTCACCCGCTGCCTTGAGGAGGAATCCTCAGCGATCGCCACTGCTGCCGAACGTTTAAGCAGCGACCAGGTGGAGGCCGCCCTGGCCCTGTTGGAGCACTGTGCAGACCGCAAGGCCAAGCTTGTAATCACCGGTGTAGGCAAGAGCGGAATCGTGGCTCGCAAGATCGCTGCCACGTTCTCTTCGATCGGTCTCATGGCCCTGTTCCTCAATCCCACCGACGCACTCCATGGCGATCTGGGTGTGGTGGCGGCCGAGGACGTCTGCCTGCTCCTGTCCAACAGCGGCGAGACCACGGAACTCTTGGAGGTGCTACCCCATCTCACCCGACGCGGAACGGGTCGGATCGCCATCGTTGGGCGTGCTGACTCCACCTTGGCCCGCGGCAGTGACGTGGTGCTGGAAGCGGGCGTGGACCGTGAAGTATGTCCTCTGAATCTGGCTCCTACCGCCAGCACAGCCGTGGCTATGGCCATCGGCGATGCCTTGGCTGCGGTTTGGATGGAACGGCGCGGTATCTCACCAGCAGATTTCGCACTGAATCACCCCGCCGGATCCTTGGGCAAACAGCTGACCCTCACGGCAGCCGACCTGATGGTGCCCGCCAGTCAGCTCCACCCCCTGCAGCCCCACACCCCATTACCGGAGGTGATCGGCGGTCTGACACGCGACGGCATCGGCAGTGGTTGGGTCGAAAATCCAGACAACCCGGGGGGCCTTCTTGGCATCCTCACGGATGGAGATCTTCGCCGTGCCCTGCAGGATAACGGCGCTGAAACCTGGAGCCATCTGACAGCCAAGGATTTGATGACCGCCGATCCGATCACGGTGAAAGCCGATGTTTTGGTGGTGAAGGCTCTGGAGCAGATGGAGCACAACCGACGGAAACCCATCTCTGTGCTGCCCGTGGTGAATCAAGAGCATCAACTAATGGGTCTGCTGCGCCTACATGATCTGGTTCAGGCCGGGCTCGCATGAACGAATTGCGCTGGTGGTTGCTTCGGCGTCGCCTCAGATCGATTCAGCTGCTTGTGCTGGACGTGGACGGTGTTCTTACCGATGGGGGCCTTTGGTTTGATGCCGAAGGGCATCTGAGCAAGCGCTTCGACGTACGCGATGGTCTTGGGATCCGCTTGCTGCAACAGGCAGGTCTTCATGTCGCCTTTCTCAGTGGTGGCCAGGGAGGAGCGACAGAAGTGCGTGCCCGGCAACTGGGCATCAGCCATTGCCTTGTCGGGATCAAGGACAAGCCGGCGGCCCTCACAGCCCTTCAAAACGAACTGGGAATTAGCGCCGAGCAAACGGCCTTTGTGGGCGATGACCTCAACGATCTGGCAGTCAGGCCGGTGGTGGCACTGTTGTTCGCACCCGCCGACGCCTGTTGGCCCGTCCGGCGCGGTGCCGATGCGGTGGTCCGCCGTCAGGGCGGCCATGGGGCCGTCCGTGAGCTGGCGGAGCGCATCCTTCAGGGGCGTGGACGCTGGGGCCACTTGAGCCGCGACGGCTGGAAAGACCGCAACGATTGAGGTGTAGAGGTCAGACCATCGCCCGGGCCTGTTCGAGCTGCTCGGCGGTGTCCACCGACAGCGACGTGCCCTGAACCCGGAAGGTGGCGATGGTGAGGCCAGCCTCAATCAGCCTCAGCTGCTCGAGCCGTTCGAGATCCTCCAGTGGTGATGCCGGCAGCTGATCCCATGCGGCCAACACATCTCCCCGGAAGCCGTACATGCCCACATGCCCCCAGTAGGTGGTGTGCTGATGCCAATCCGCCTCGGCCACATCGCGCACATGGGGGATGGCGGAGCGAGAGAAATACAGGGCGCGGCCGTCGTGGGCCAGCAACGTTTTCACTACATTGGGGTTGTGCACCGATTCAGGCTTCAGCCCGTAAACGGGAGTAACTACTGCTGGCACAGGATCCTGACTCCGAAATTCCTCAGCCATGGCATCGATCACGGCAGGATCGATGAACGGTTGATCGCCCTGAACGTTGATCACGGCGGTCTCTTCGGCCACGGGGACCGCATCTCCCCAACCCAAGGCCATCAATGGATGGGCCACTGAAGCGATGCGCTCACTACCGGAGTTGCAGGATTCCGCGGTCATCAGCACCGGAAACCCCCATCCCTCAGCCAAGGTCTGAAGCTTGGCGCTGTCGGTGCACAGCACCACCGCTTCAACG from Synechococcus sp. UW69 carries:
- a CDS encoding GNAT family N-acetyltransferase — encoded protein: MSFSLETPRLLIRSFSCADISETYLSWLNDRQLMRYSNQRFYTHTRESAINYIRSFSNSPNLFLAITLKSSEQLIGSLTIYKQPNHGTVNVGLLIGIDSTYGTGYGSEAWASVISFLKSDPHIRKICGGTLRPNLAMVRIMEKSGMSLESVRKHHELVDSIPYDLLHYSLFTSNKQ
- the pseB gene encoding UDP-N-acetylglucosamine 4,6-dehydratase (inverting); the protein is MAKSILITGGTGSFGKAFLKKILESKLYERIVIYSRDELKQWELQQTFSIQKYPSLRYFLGDIRDKSRLREALENIDVVVHAAALKQVPAAEYNPMEFIKTNVLGANNLIEACLATSVKKVIALSTDKAAAPINLYGATKLCSDKLFVAANNIKGNKEILFSVVRYGNVMGSRGSVIPYFLNMKKSGKLPITDIKMTRFNITLADGVKMVEWAMNNALGGEIFVPKIPSYRVIDVADAIDETCEKDIIGIRPGEKLHEEMITESDAPNTIDIGKYYAILPSDKTYEQKYIDAGITFKKFSLENGSYNSGTNSEFLSVESLKELIKNECKNIDI
- a CDS encoding CCA tRNA nucleotidyltransferase; translation: MDLPGVPSSVLEALKSAARSLGIPRLALVGGVVRDQLLLQRCAHTWSDIPDLDWVVEGDAAALVAELIHQLGSERINGVEEHGAFGTVTFQLDGISVDLATARREHYPAPAENPIVRLGTLQADLARRDFTINAMALDVVNNELIDLHDGQKDLVAGQLKFLHSGSVQDDPTRVIRAARYAARLGFELAGESREQIRITIEKWPWNWSQGDEAFSAPPALASRMRMELGRLLEREPWAKAFDLLEEWGALTLLDPQLQTDQRRTERLRWAQRLDLPLMPALLVAATDPVAIAQRLQIHGKQQKWVQQCGAIRDWLVNTAPSSEANPSIWSTAIEQQGWEPEAVALAVSLRPVKWKPLLRWWGRWRRIQAPQTARELIAEGWQPGPGIGEELRKQRKAAQDLSR
- a CDS encoding SIS domain-containing protein, whose amino-acid sequence is MSALTRCLEEESSAIATAAERLSSDQVEAALALLEHCADRKAKLVITGVGKSGIVARKIAATFSSIGLMALFLNPTDALHGDLGVVAAEDVCLLLSNSGETTELLEVLPHLTRRGTGRIAIVGRADSTLARGSDVVLEAGVDREVCPLNLAPTASTAVAMAIGDALAAVWMERRGISPADFALNHPAGSLGKQLTLTAADLMVPASQLHPLQPHTPLPEVIGGLTRDGIGSGWVENPDNPGGLLGILTDGDLRRALQDNGAETWSHLTAKDLMTADPITVKADVLVVKALEQMEHNRRKPISVLPVVNQEHQLMGLLRLHDLVQAGLA
- a CDS encoding HAD family hydrolase; the encoded protein is MNELRWWLLRRRLRSIQLLVLDVDGVLTDGGLWFDAEGHLSKRFDVRDGLGIRLLQQAGLHVAFLSGGQGGATEVRARQLGISHCLVGIKDKPAALTALQNELGISAEQTAFVGDDLNDLAVRPVVALLFAPADACWPVRRGADAVVRRQGGHGAVRELAERILQGRGRWGHLSRDGWKDRND
- the kdsB gene encoding 3-deoxy-manno-octulosonate cytidylyltransferase; this encodes MAIRKCVVAVPARLQSSRLPNKVLADIGGKPMIQRVLDRCREASGVEAVVLCTDSAKLQTLAEGWGFPVLMTAESCNSGSERIASVAHPLMALGWGDAVPVAEETAVINVQGDQPFIDPAVIDAMAEEFRSQDPVPAVVTPVYGLKPESVHNPNVVKTLLAHDGRALYFSRSAIPHVRDVAEADWHQHTTYWGHVGMYGFRGDVLAAWDQLPASPLEDLERLEQLRLIEAGLTIATFRVQGTSLSVDTAEQLEQARAMV